The genomic segment GCGCCAGCGATGTCCATCACCAGCGCCCGCCGGTTTCCGGGCGCTCCCCAGCGCTCGAAGTCGATCAACGCCCCGACCCGTAGATCCCGTACGCCGGCGCCGTCACGGACCTTGAAACGGTCGCCCGGCACCCATCCCATGGCCCTTGCCAACTCCGGGGTCACCGCCGCCCAGCCGCGCCCGCCGACGGCCGCCGCACCCGGCGCGAATCCCGAAAATGCCTGCTGAAGGTCCGGGGCGGGCGCCAGCAGATCGACGCCAAGAAGCCGCGCGAACGTGCCGGGCCGTCCCTGCACCGCTACCGTGGTCTCGAAGACCGGCCAGGCCGCGGCCACGCCCGGGGTGCCCCGGACAAGCGGATAGGCCGAGTCGGGAAGGGTTCCGCCCTTGCCGGTGACGACGACGTCGGCGGCGCCGCCGATGGTATGGACGCCGGCGGCGAAAGAAGCCACGGCGCTCTGGTTGAGAATGCGGATGCTGATGACAGAGGCCACTCCCAAGGCAACGCCCAGCACGGTCAGCGCATAGAGCACCGGGTTGGTGCGCCAGTGGGCGGTCACGGTCCTGTAGAAATAGCGTACCATCACGCAAGGGCGCCTGATTCCGGCTCCAGGATGCCGCTATGGAGCCGCAGGATGCTGTCCGCCATGGCTGCCAGTTCGCGGCTGTGGGTGGCGTAGACCAGCGTCGCCTGCTCCTCCGCCACCATCCGCACCATGAGGTCCATCACCACCTGGCCGCTGGCGTCGTCCAGACTTCCCGTGGGCTCGTCCGCCAGCAACAGGCGCGGCCGCCGTAACAGCGCCCGGCAGATGGCCACGCGCTGCATCTCGCCGCCGCTCAGCCCGGCCACGGGATCGTCGGCGCGGTCCGGCAGGCCCACCCGCTCTAGCAGAACCGCCACCCGTTCCCGGAAAGAGCTTTCCCGGGCGCCGGCGATGAGCTCCGGCAGGGCGACGTTGTCCCGCACCGTCAGGTGCGGAAGGAGGTGGAACAACTGGAAGACGAACCCGATCTCGCGCCGGCGGAGCCGGGTCCGGGCGGTCTCGTTGAGACCCTCCAGGGGCGTGCCGCGCACCGCCACCGATCCGCGCGTGGGCACGTCGATGCCCGCCGCCAGGTGCAGCAGCGTGGACTTGCCGGTGCCGCTGCGGCCGACGATGGCCACGGTCCGGCCCGAGGCGATCTCGAAGGAGACGTCGCGCAGCGCGTAGCGCTCCGCGGAGCCCGCCCCGTCGTAGACCTTCGAGACGTTGACGAAGGTGAGCGCGGCCGGGTCCATCACCGCGCGCCGAGGACGTGGCGCAAACCTTCTTCCAGGGAGCCGTGGCGGTATGCATACCCGGCGGCCGTCAGGCCGGCCGGTTTGACACGGGTGCTGGCCAGGAGAAGCACGTCGGCCATCTCGCCGAAGGCCAGGCGCGCGGCGAACCCGGGCATGGGGAACAGGGTGGGACGCCGCAGCACACGGCCCAGCGTCTTGGTAAACTCGTGGTTGGTCACCGTCCCCGGGGCCACCATGTTCACCGGTCCGTCTACGGAATCCGTGGCAAGCAGGTGGGCGAGAGCCGCCACGGTGTCGTCCAGGGTGATCCAGCTCATGTACTGCCGGCCGTTGCCGATGATGCCGCCGGCCCCGAGCTTGAAGGGCGTGAGCATCTTGGCAAGAGCACCGCCGCCCGTGCTCAGCACCACGCCCAGGCGCGCGTGGACCACGCGGATGCCCTTCCCTTGCGCCGCTTCGGTGGCCGACTCCCACTCGCGGCACACGTCGGGCAGGAAACCGGCGCCGACCGGACTGGCCTCGGTGAGCTCCTCGTCGCCGCGGTCGCCGTAGAACCCGATGGCCGAGGCCGACACCAGCACCCGCGGCCGCCGCTCCAGGCCCGCCAGGGTCTCGGCCAGCAAACGCGTGCCGCGCACCCGGCTCTCCCGGATGCGGCGCTTCTTCTCCGCGGTCCACCGCCCGGTGGCGATGTTCTCGCCCGCCAGGTGGACCACTCCGTCGACACCCTCCAACGCGCCGGCGTCAAGCAGGCCGCCTTCCGGATCCCAACGCACGTCCCCGGCCTCGGGCGCGCTCCGCCCCAGCCGCACCACCTCATGGCCACCGCCGGCAAGCAACGGAACCAACGCGCCGCCCACCAGTCCCGTTGCCCCGGTCACGAGTATCTTCATCAGACGGCCTCCCTTCGTTACCCTGCCCGCATTCCTGAGATGTCAAGACTCGTCAGACAGAGCCTCGGGTACGTCATTCCCGCTTTCGCGGGAATGACGTATTGGGAGGTTGGCACCATTCTTGTCCGAGTGGAGTTTGGCACATCCTGTCTCGCGGGAATGACAGTATTGGGCCTCTACGTAAACTTCCAGTATCCCATGTTCCATAATAGCACCTCCGCCCGTTTTCCAAGGAACCCGCGCGCTGTTTGACTTAGTTACCTTGTCTCCTTAAACCTTCGTAGGCGAGGTTTGAACTACGTCACGCTGTCCGTCCTCTAACCATGCTGGAAGATTTGCTGAAAGACGTGGAGAAGCGCACCGGCTACTTCGGCGCCTACGGGGGTGCGTTCACGCCGGAGATCCTGCGCACGACGCTGGACGAGCTGATCGCGGCGTTCGAGGACGCGCGCCGGGACCCGTCCTTCTGGGAGGAGTTCCAGGCGGTCATGCGGTCCTACTCGTGCCGGCCGACGCCGATCACCCACCTGAAGAACCTCAGCGACACGCTGGGCGGGCCGCAGATCTATCTCAAGCGGGAAGACCTCAACCAGACGGGGTCGCACAAGATCAACAACGTCATGGGTCAGGGGCTGCTGGTGGCGCGCATGGGCAAGAAGCGCGTCATCGCCGAAACCGGCGCGGGGCAGCACGGCGTCGCCACCGCTACCATGGCCGCGCGGCTCGGGCTCGACTGCACCATCTACATGGGCGCGGTGGACGTGGAGCGGCAGCGCCCCAACGTGTTCTGGATGGAGCGGCTCGGGGCCAAGGTGGTCTCGGTGGAGGACGGCTCGGCGACGCTCAAGGACGCCATCAACCAGTGCCTGCGGGACTGGGCGTTCTCCATGGACGACACCCACTATGTGCTCGGCACCGCGTGCGGACCGCACCCGTTCCCGCAGATCGTCGCGTACTTTCAGCAAATCATCGGGCAGGAGTGCCGCGAGCAGATGACGGCCCTCACCGGGCGCCTGCCGGACCGAGTGTACTGCTGCGTGGGCGGCGGCTCCAACGCCACCGGCACCTTCCTGGGCTTCCTGGACGACACGGGCGTGGAACTGGTGGGCATCGAGGCCGGCGGCGAGGGGCTCGACACCGGG from the Deltaproteobacteria bacterium genome contains:
- a CDS encoding ABC transporter ATP-binding protein, which gives rise to MDPAALTFVNVSKVYDGAGSAERYALRDVSFEIASGRTVAIVGRSGTGKSTLLHLAAGIDVPTRGSVAVRGTPLEGLNETARTRLRRREIGFVFQLFHLLPHLTVRDNVALPELIAGARESSFRERVAVLLERVGLPDRADDPVAGLSGGEMQRVAICRALLRRPRLLLADEPTGSLDDASGQVVMDLMVRMVAEEQATLVYATHSRELAAMADSILRLHSGILEPESGALA
- a CDS encoding TIGR01777 family oxidoreductase; protein product: MKILVTGATGLVGGALVPLLAGGGHEVVRLGRSAPEAGDVRWDPEGGLLDAGALEGVDGVVHLAGENIATGRWTAEKKRRIRESRVRGTRLLAETLAGLERRPRVLVSASAIGFYGDRGDEELTEASPVGAGFLPDVCREWESATEAAQGKGIRVVHARLGVVLSTGGGALAKMLTPFKLGAGGIIGNGRQYMSWITLDDTVAALAHLLATDSVDGPVNMVAPGTVTNHEFTKTLGRVLRRPTLFPMPGFAARLAFGEMADVLLLASTRVKPAGLTAAGYAYRHGSLEEGLRHVLGAR
- the trpB gene encoding tryptophan synthase subunit beta, with the translated sequence MLEDLLKDVEKRTGYFGAYGGAFTPEILRTTLDELIAAFEDARRDPSFWEEFQAVMRSYSCRPTPITHLKNLSDTLGGPQIYLKREDLNQTGSHKINNVMGQGLLVARMGKKRVIAETGAGQHGVATATMAARLGLDCTIYMGAVDVERQRPNVFWMERLGAKVVSVEDGSATLKDAINQCLRDWAFSMDDTHYVLGTACGPHPFPQIVAYFQQIIGQECREQMTALTGRLPDRVYCCVGGGSNATGTFLGFLDDTGVELVGIEAGGEGLDTGRHAARLAGNGGSPGVAQGYKTYFLQDEEGQMRHTHSVAAGLDYIGVSPILACLRETGRVRFEAATDDEVLEGFQMLLQREGIIAALESAHAVAGVIREAPRMRRDQTVLATLSGRGDKDIFTIAEALNDPGWRRFLERKAGR